Within the Mus caroli chromosome 10, CAROLI_EIJ_v1.1, whole genome shotgun sequence genome, the region tctctctctctctctctctctctctctctctctctctctctctctctccttccctgaaaCAACATCTGGGTATTAATTAGCTCATTACTCATGGTTATGGAAAGAAATACCTTTCCATACCTTTggatatatacaaagaaaagagGCTTATACAGATCACAACCTTCGAAGCTAAAATTTCAAGCAGCATGGCTGCAGCTCTGATGAGAACCCTTCTCTGAACCACATCATGGCTGTATCACAACAGCTGTTCATGCTTGAGGAAGGTACCACATGGCTGGAGGAAGGCCAGGAAGATGCAGGGGAGGGGTCAGGCTTGCCCTTTTATAGAAATCCTCACTCTAGTACTAACCAGGGTTAGAATGACCAGATCAATTCATTTTGAAGACAAAAAACCTCAACAAGGGGCCTAAAGATTCTCTGCTACTCATATCTCTTAAAGGCCCCTTGCGATTAAACACCATCATACTGGAGGCCAAACTGTGAATATACAaaccatgtaaaaaaaaaatcaaaacatctaAATCTTAGTGACTCTGCTGAAACCCAAGGCCACTGCTATTTCCTATGACCCCTCTCAACATCTTCGTTCCCTGAACTAATAATTAATAGAGCCTACTGGACAGTTCACAGATAGATGATGGCAAGGAGTCATTTTCCAGAGTAAGCTGGGGTACCATTAAAGATTTCGAGTACATAAAAAGGAAATGTGAAAACCCACAGGTGGTAACTAAGCGCAGACTTTGCTTCCTTCGTCAATCtcacttattattataaattgtTCTGCGCATCATCCTACCTTGCCATTCAGCTCTCTACAGAGTGTTGTCACAACAGACAACACTCCTAGATGTTCAGCTAGGAGAATAGAACACAGATTACTTTTACTTGGATGTTCATAATAGATTAATAGACAACAGCCAAAAGCTCTGTGCCAATCACTTCCTTTTGACAAATTGTTAGAGAATCGGGCTATGGTCACACAAGGAAAAACTTAGCAAGACAAAAGGAAGGGTTTTGATGCATGCAACCACAAGGGGACATGAAAACAGTTATACAGAGGGCAATGAGACAAAGAGGCACACATTATTGGATGTTTATTTGCATAAACCACTAGGAAATGCCAATGAGTCTTTAGTGACAGAACACATACCAGGATCAGAGGGTGCTTGGGAAATGTTGGGGTAGGGTTTGTGAAGGAAAGGACTAAGCTAACAGAGTTACGTGAGGAAAGGTTTGGCATTTTTTCTGTAAAGGAAAATGCTATATCTTACAGGTCCCTTTGGCAAATGATTCAAGGCAGCCACTGGAGTATCAAGCAGCTGTAGACCCGCAGTGATGCAGATAAACAGTCTAGCTGTATTCTAACAGCTACTTATAAAAGAGGCGTGGAAAGCTGGCTCTAATGACAGTGGTTTACCAGACACTGATTTTGATGACTGATTTTACTACTATACATATGTCAACAGTTAGCAAATTGTACTCACTATATATCATTTCTCTCATGTCAATAACAACTCAATAAAGACCTCACACATAAAGCAGAAAAGCTTAAGTTTTCACCATCCACTGGGTGAGGGCTTATTCACCATAACACACAGTTGCATCTACTCCCTGCCTCCATATTACCTCTCCCTCATATTCACTGTAATTTCCTGGTAGGATTTTACTCTTCCTGACAAATATATTCATTGTAGCACTTTAACTTTAACCCCTTGGCTGGAGTTCTTGTCCTTATCCTCCTAAATATTCCCTGTTCCTATCCCATCTTCTTACTTGAGCTTTAAGACAAAATGTGGCTTCTGAAATGCTTTTCACCTTACATGTTCCTTAGCTCTTCTGGTCAATGATCATTTCCATGGTCCATAGTGACCAGCACATGGACATGGATGTGCCTATGatgtgtatctatgtgcatgTAGAGAAACACGGGGCTATGCACACAATTGTggttaataattatatatacatatatggaatatatttgtacatatgcatatatacatatgtgggtatatatagatatattttacgTTATTTTActaagttatatatttatataatatattatataaagtatGTTAAATTGTAATCTTATATATGTGTAGAATCATTATCCATCTGGCAATTCCCCACACCAAttacaccagtcacaatggctggcacatttaaaaaaaggaaacagactaAGCATGGCAGTGCATACTTATGTTCCTAGAACTTGGGGGTTAGAGttaggagaatcaggagttcaagaccagctttaCTGTATATAGCAGGCTCAAGGCAAGTttgggatacatgagatcctgtctcaaacaaataaacaacaccCCAAATGCCATGTTTTCTATTGTACTACCtatgtaatagaaaagaaaacttgtgATGGGGAAATTACTGTTTATCTCCTGGGCACTCAATTACAAACATCACCTCTCACTCTGAAAAGTCCTGGGTTTACTCTCAGGGTCTTCCATTAACCTCGGAAGTTTTCCTAGGAGAATACTAGGTGGTGTCTCCAATAAGTAATTTCCTTGCTGTCCTTCGGTTTCCTAGATATACCAAAATGAAGACTGCCACCAACATCTACATTTTCAACCTTGCTCTGGCAGATGCCTTAGCCACTAGTACGCTGCCCTTTCAGAGTGTTAACTACCTGATGGGAACGTGGCCCTTTGGAAACATCCTCTGCAAGATCGTGATCTCAATAGACTACTACAACATGTTCACCAGTATCTTCACCCTCTGCACCATGAGCGTAGACCGCTACATTGCCGTCTGCCACCCGGTCAAGGCCCTGGATTTCCGTACCCCCCGAAATGCCAAAATTGTCAATGTCTGCAACTGGATCCTCTCTTCTGCCATTGGTCTGCCCGTAATGTTCATGGCAACCACAAAATACAGGCAGGGTAAGGGTTAACATGGGCCTGAGTAAGGGATGAGGGTACTTACAGTCTGAACTGGTGGTGATGTCTAAACCAAGCAGAATTCATGGTCCAGCATCTTTGTCAAACTGTACtttgaattaagaaaatgcttttaaatattttgaaatgaaaatatttctctatAATTACAAGCCTTCTAGGTATTTTAATAAGAACAAAGTCTACTTTTTCCTGATTTCTCTGTACTTACTTCATCAAAATGTTGAATAAGTGGGAACATAGCTTTCGCAAAAAGTAATTAAAGTTTGAGCCCAGCAAATGTTTTAGTGAGATTTGCTCATAATTTCCAAGCAGTTGCCTACCTGACAAATTCACATCTCCTGTTTTAACACAGCTGCCATCCAgaagtggtgggggtggggggaagaatcCATTAACAGGAAAAATCCTAGAAACCTTGGACAATGGTTATATCTTTTACAGCAGCTTAAATCCCACAGAGTGTCTGACTCATTAAGGAATGTACAAACTTCTCACTTCATAAGATGTTAATGTGATCCAAGTGggcagaaaaatagaaaatgtgggaaggaaaagaagaaacttcCCTGTACATCAATCTCCCTTaatttctttaattcctttcttacCCGTCTGTAAGCAACAACCTAGGCAAAGTAGCCAAAGGTGCAATTTTAGAACCTGATGATATAACTAAATGTCGCTGctaatttttcttgaaaattcttTCCTTCTAGGGTCCATAGACTGCACCCTCACGTTCTCCCATCCCACATGGTACTGGGAGAACCTGCTCAAAATCTGTGTCTTCATCTTCGCCTTCATCATGCCGGTCCTCATCATCACTGTGTGTTATGGACTGATGATCTTACGACTCAAGAGTGTCCGCATGCTGTCGGGCTCCAAAGAAAAGGACAGGAACCTGCGCAGGATCACCCGGATGGTGCTGGTGGTCGTGGCTGTATTTATTGTCTGCTGGACCCCCATCCACATCTACGTCATCATCAAAGCACTGATCACGATTCCAGAAACCACTTTTCAGACTGTTTCCTGGCACTTCTGCATTGCCTTGGGTTACACAAACAGCTGCCTGAACCCAGTTCTTTATGCGTTCCTGGATGAAAACTTCAAACGATGTTTTAGAGAGTTCTGCATCCCAACTTCCTCCACGATCGAACAGCAAAACTCCGCTCG harbors:
- the Oprm1 gene encoding mu-type opioid receptor isoform X1; amino-acid sequence: MDSSAGPGNISDCSDPLAPASCSPAPGSWLNLSHVDGNQSDPCGPNRTGLGGSHSLCPQTGSPSMVTAITIMALYSIVCVVGLFGNFLVMYVIVRYTKMKTATNIYIFNLALADALATSTLPFQSVNYLMGTWPFGNILCKIVISIDYYNMFTSIFTLCTMSVDRYIAVCHPVKALDFRTPRNAKIVNVCNWILSSAIGLPVMFMATTKYRQGSIDCTLTFSHPTWYWENLLKICVFIFAFIMPVLIITVCYGLMILRLKSVRMLSGSKEKDRNLRRITRMVLVVVAVFIVCWTPIHIYVIIKALITIPETTFQTVSWHFCIALGYTNSCLNPVLYAFLDENFKRCFREFCIPTSSTIEQQNSARIRQNTREHPSTANTVDRTNHQIMQFEAIYLKLSFKSMGLKYFTFIREKKRNPKAGVLPPLPKCHAGSSLPGL
- the Oprm1 gene encoding mu-type opioid receptor isoform X4 — protein: MDSSAGPGNISDCSDPLAPASCSPAPGSWLNLSHVDGNQSDPCGPNRTGLGGSHSLCPQTGSPSMVTAITIMALYSIVCVVGLFGNFLVMYVIVRYTKMKTATNIYIFNLALADALATSTLPFQSVNYLMGTWPFGNILCKIVISIDYYNMFTSIFTLCTMSVDRYIAVCHPVKALDFRTPRNAKIVNVCNWILSSAIGLPVMFMATTKYRQGSIDCTLTFSHPTWYWENLLKICVFIFAFIMPVLIITVCYGLMILRLKSVRMLSGSKEKDRNLRRITRMVLVVVAVFIVCWTPIHIYVIIKALITIPETTFQTVSWHFCIALGYTNSCLNPVLYAFLDENFKRCFREFCIPTSSTIEQQNSARIRQNTREHPSTANTVDRTNHQAPCACMPGANRGQKKASDLLDLEL
- the Oprm1 gene encoding mu-type opioid receptor isoform X6; the protein is MDSSAGPGNISDCSDPLAPASCSPAPGSWLNLSHVDGNQSDPCGPNRTGLGGSHSLCPQTGSPSMVTAITIMALYSIVCVVGLFGNFLVMYVIVRYTKMKTATNIYIFNLALADALATSTLPFQSVNYLMGTWPFGNILCKIVISIDYYNMFTSIFTLCTMSVDRYIAVCHPVKALDFRTPRNAKIVNVCNWILSSAIGLPVMFMATTKYRQGSIDCTLTFSHPTWYWENLLKICVFIFAFIMPVLIITVCYGLMILRLKSVRMLSGSKEKDRNLRRITRMVLVVVAVFIVCWTPIHIYVIIKALITIPETTFQTVSWHFCIALGYTNSCLNPVLYAFLDENFKRCFREFCIPTSSTIEQQNSARIRQNTREHPSTANTVDRTNHQKIDLF
- the Oprm1 gene encoding mu-type opioid receptor isoform X3; translation: MDSSAGPGNISDCSDPLAPASCSPAPGSWLNLSHVDGNQSDPCGPNRTGLGGSHSLCPQTGSPSMVTAITIMALYSIVCVVGLFGNFLVMYVIVRYTKMKTATNIYIFNLALADALATSTLPFQSVNYLMGTWPFGNILCKIVISIDYYNMFTSIFTLCTMSVDRYIAVCHPVKALDFRTPRNAKIVNVCNWILSSAIGLPVMFMATTKYRQGSIDCTLTFSHPTWYWENLLKICVFIFAFIMPVLIITVCYGLMILRLKSVRMLSGSKEKDRNLRRITRMVLVVVAVFIVCWTPIHIYVIIKALITIPETTFQTVSWHFCIALGYTNSCLNPVLYAFLDENFKRCFREFCIPTSSTIEQQNSARIRQNTREHPSTANTVDRTNHQKLLMSRAMPTFKRHLAIMLSLDN
- the Oprm1 gene encoding mu-type opioid receptor isoform X5, whose product is MDSSAGPGNISDCSDPLAPASCSPAPGSWLNLSHVDGNQSDPCGPNRTGLGGSHSLCPQTGSPSMVTAITIMALYSIVCVVGLFGNFLVMYVIVRYTKMKTATNIYIFNLALADALATSTLPFQSVNYLMGTWPFGNILCKIVISIDYYNMFTSIFTLCTMSVDRYIAVCHPVKALDFRTPRNAKIVNVCNWILSSAIGLPVMFMATTKYRQGSIDCTLTFSHPTWYWENLLKICVFIFAFIMPVLIITVCYGLMILRLKSVRMLSGSKEKDRNLRRITRMVLVVVAVFIVCWTPIHIYVIIKALITIPETTFQTVSWHFCIALGYTNSCLNPVLYAFLDENFKRCFREFCIPTSSTIEQQNSARIRQNTREHPSTANTVDRTNHQLENLEAETAPLP
- the Oprm1 gene encoding mu-type opioid receptor isoform X7, encoding MMKAFSKSAFPKLRQRDGNQEGRTYLRYTKMKTATNIYIFNLALADALATSTLPFQSVNYLMGTWPFGNILCKIVISIDYYNMFTSIFTLCTMSVDRYIAVCHPVKALDFRTPRNAKIVNVCNWILSSAIGLPVMFMATTKYRQGSIDCTLTFSHPTWYWENLLKICVFIFAFIMPVLIITVCYGLMILRLKSVRMLSGSKEKDRNLRRITRMVLVVVAVFIVCWTPIHIYVIIKALITIPETTFQTVSWHFCIALGYTNSCLNPVLYAFLDENFKRCFREFCIPTSSTIEQQNSARIRQNTREHPSTANTVDRTNHQLENLEAETAPLP
- the Oprm1 gene encoding mu-type opioid receptor isoform X2, with product MDSSAGPGNISDCSDPLAPASCSPAPGSWLNLSHVDGNQSDPCGPNRTGLGGSHSLCPQTGSPSMVTAITIMALYSIVCVVGLFGNFLVMYVIVRYTKMKTATNIYIFNLALADALATSTLPFQSVNYLMGTWPFGNILCKIVISIDYYNMFTSIFTLCTMSVDRYIAVCHPVKALDFRTPRNAKIVNVCNWILSSAIGLPVMFMATTKYRQGSIDCTLTFSHPTWYWENLLKICVFIFAFIMPVLIITVCYGLMILRLKSVRMLSGSKEKDRNLRRITRMVLVVVAVFIVCWTPIHIYVIIKALITIPETTFQTVSWHFCIALGYTNSCLNPVLYAFLDENFKRCFREFCIPTSSTIEQQNSARIRQNTREHPSTANTVDRTNHQAHQNSQECLKCRYLSLTILVICLHLQHQQFYIMIKKCFITKGKTICFF
- the Oprm1 gene encoding mu-type opioid receptor isoform X10; translated protein: MDSSAGPGNISDCSDPLAPASCSPAPGSWLNLSHVDGNQSDPCGPNRTGLGGSHSLCPQTGSPSMVTAITIMALYSIVCVVGLFGNFLVMYVIVRVHRLHPHVLPSHMVLGEPAQNLCLHLRLHHAGPHHHCVLWTDDLTTQECPHAVGLQRKGQEPAQDHPDGAGGRGCIYCLLDPHPHLRHHQSTDHDSRNHFSDCFLALLHCLGLHKQLPEPSSLCVPG